From the genome of Mixophyes fleayi isolate aMixFle1 chromosome 2, aMixFle1.hap1, whole genome shotgun sequence, one region includes:
- the LOC142140265 gene encoding N-alpha-acetyltransferase 50-like, translated as MKGSRIEMGDVTPHNIKQLKLLNHVIFPVSYNDKFYKDVLEVGELAKLAYFNDIAVGAVCCKVDHSQNQKRLYIMTLGCLAPTRRLGIGTKMLNHVLNICEKDGTFDNIYLHVQFSNESTIDFYRKFGFEIIEMKKNYYKRIEPADAHVLQKNLKVSSPVQNADVQKSEN; from the coding sequence ATGAAGGGTAGCCGGATCGAGATGGGAGATGTAACTCCACACAACATAAAGCAACTAAAGCTGTTGAACCACGTCATCTTCCCAGTGAGCTATAATGATAAGTTTTACAAAGATGTCTTGGAAGTTGGGGAGCTGGCAAAACTCGCCTATTTCAATGACATCGCAGTGGGAGCAGTATGTTGTAAAGTTGATCACTCTCAGAATCAGAAGAGACTTTACATCATGACCCTGGGCTGCCTGGCACCGACCCGCAGGCTAGGAATTGGAACAAAGATGTTGAACCATGTTTTAAACATCTGTGAAAAAGATGGCACCTTTGACAACATCTATCTGCATGTTCAGTTCAGTAACGAGTCCACCATAGATTTCTACAGGAAGTTTGGCTTTGAGATAATTGAAATGAAGAAAAACTATTACAAGAGGATAGAGCCGGCCGATGCTCACGTGTTGCAGAAAAACCTGAAAGTTTCTTCTCCAGTGCAGAACGCAGACGTGCAAAAGAGTGAAAACTAA